The proteins below are encoded in one region of Homo sapiens chromosome 2, GRCh38.p14 Primary Assembly:
- the TMEM178A gene encoding transmembrane protein 178A isoform 2 (isoform 2 is encoded by transcript variant 2), with translation MAVAVLLCGCIVATVSFFWEESLTQHVAGLLFLMTGIFCTISLCTYAASISYDLNRLPKLIYSLPADVEHGYSWSIFCAWCSLGFIVAAGGLCIAYPFISRTKIAQLKSGRDSTV, from the exons ATGGCCGTAGCCGTCCTTCTCTGCGGCTGCATTGTGGCCACAGTCAGTTTCTTCTGGGAGGAGAGCTTGACCCAGCACGTGGCTGGACTCCTGTTCCTCATGACAG gGATATTTTGCACCATTTCCCTCTGTACTTATGCCGCCAGTATCTCGTATGATTTGAACCGGCTCCCAAAGCTAATTTATAGCCTGCCTGCTGATGTGGAACATGGTTACAGCTGGTCCATCTTTTGCGCCTGGTGCAGTTTAGGCTTTATTGTGGCAGCTGGAGGTCTCTGCATCGCTTATCCGTTTATTAGCCGGACCAAGATTGCACAGCTAAAGTCTGGCAGAGACTCCACGGTATGA